A genomic window from Leptospira bandrabouensis includes:
- a CDS encoding SH3 domain-containing protein gives MNKIIFLILVLNFPIFSQENFTVNANTLRVRNLPSSNSEIVGKLNKGIEVTIISKSDKFEEINGIISEWIEVQTIDKTQKGYIFGAYLESKKNPNPFTKCFKNKKGITIFLNNGKSILLKNGLPKNDEDPQEFIQFNNCTFYKDLDSVVIEYSMHEGGGNEIYNLKNGKFIQIWGHPIFSKNKKYFACFSADIEVEFYPNGIQIYQLNLTPIKEFEYEFESSDMNKNFQPTDLEWTSEDSIKVILKNIDLTKTKIVNFQKTDKKWKIINKP, from the coding sequence ATGAATAAAATAATATTTTTAATCTTAGTACTAAACTTTCCTATATTTTCCCAGGAAAATTTTACTGTTAATGCAAATACACTAAGAGTTAGAAATTTACCTTCATCAAATTCGGAAATTGTTGGAAAATTAAATAAAGGAATTGAAGTAACAATAATATCAAAATCTGACAAATTTGAGGAGATAAATGGAATAATTTCAGAATGGATTGAAGTTCAAACTATAGATAAAACTCAAAAGGGATATATTTTTGGAGCATATCTTGAATCTAAAAAAAATCCAAATCCCTTTACGAAATGTTTTAAAAATAAAAAGGGAATAACAATATTCTTAAATAACGGTAAATCTATCCTCTTAAAAAATGGATTACCAAAAAATGATGAAGACCCACAAGAATTCATCCAATTTAATAACTGTACATTTTACAAAGATTTAGATTCCGTAGTAATTGAATACTCAATGCATGAAGGTGGAGGTAATGAAATATATAATCTAAAAAATGGAAAATTTATCCAAATTTGGGGACATCCAATATTTTCAAAAAATAAAAAATATTTCGCGTGTTTTTCCGCCGATATTGAAGTTGAATTTTATCCAAATGGTATTCAAATTTACCAACTTAATCTTACTCCAATAAAAGAATTTGAATATGAATTCGAATCTTCAGATATGAATAAAAATTTCCAACCAACTGATCTTGAATGGACTTCGGAAGATTCGATTAAAGTAATTCTAAAAAATATTGATTTAACTAAAACTAAAATAGTAAATTTTCAAAAAACTGATAAAAAATGGAAAATAATCAATAAACCATGA